DNA from Magnolia sinica isolate HGM2019 chromosome 19, MsV1, whole genome shotgun sequence:
cccatggAGGTCCGGGGGTTGCGTCACACctcccaatccgcttccacaaaaCGCAACTCACAGTCCATGGATTTCAAAGCCAAGCTCTCAATCTGATAATCAGCGACCCCTGCGTATTTTAGCTACAACCACAAGCCTTTCAAAAAACCTCTCTCCCTCCCTGCTACCACCTGGAAGGAAAATGTGGGGAACTGCGGAAGGCGCCCCTCCGGAGGTGACTCTAGAGACTTCCATGGGCCCTCTCACCGTCGAGGTATTTTCCATCAATTCCCCTTTTACCCTTCTCTTCGTCTGAAATTCTCCATCCTTCTCTTCATTTCCTTCCCCCCTTTCCCGCAGATGTACTACAAACATGCCCCGAAAACCTGCAGAAATTTCGTCGAGCTCTCCCGCCGGGGCTATTACGACAACGTAATATTCCACCGGATTATCAAGGTCCgttcttcttctttaaatttaggatgttctgtggggcccaccgtgatgtgtgcatgTCATCCAATCCGTACATCATGTGCGGCTCATCAGGTTCTCCCTGGGCggtccaatactcaggtgggccccaccatgtaaaatcatgcttaaaacctcTAAAGTCACGCGGGATGGTGGGATTTTGGGATGTCCACTCATCTGGCTGGTTGCCTCTTCTGAATGGATGGGATGGCATACACAAAACATGGTGGGCGgcctcaggtttttttttttaaaaaaaaaaaaaaacttgcctgACTTGCAATAGAAAGTCTTGTAGGATAAGATTAATCTATAACgcaatgtgtggagcccaccatgatgagtgcaCGTAAGCAATGAGTGCATCATGTGTGCCAATTCAGGTTCTCTGTAAATCATGTTGATTCAATAATCAGGTGGGgaacaccatgtaaaatcatgcttaaacCTCTAAAGTCGCGTGCTTTGgcgcacctgagttttggaatggctagATTTTTTGAATGGATTGGTTGACATGTACAGAACTTGGTGGGCTCCATATTCAATCTGGAAGGTTTTCCAGTGGCGGGCATCCCCATCCTAACTGTtccttgtggtgcggtccacctaagttttggattgtcCAGATTTTTGGGCGCTGGGGAGAACATGAGGGGGAACACATGATGGAGGGATTGGATGTCAACccaacaacatggtgggccccatgatcacCTTGTAGCTTGAGCGTAACCAACAAAGCTTTGTAGTGAATCTGGCCTCTATTGAGAAACATTCACATGCAACGCTTTGTttcccattaagatgtattagaACATCTGAGCTGTTCAaaaggtgggtcataccataaaGACCTCTTGCTGCAAAAAAGTAGAATGGTTAATTCATCGAACATGCTGCACTGTTGGATTTAATGAGCGTCCAATGGTCTGACTTAAATGTATGTTTGCGAACCACCTATTGGGTTGGTCCTACTTTGGCCCTAGGCGATGGTCATGGCATAGTCCACCCTTTTCATGGCCCTGATGTTCTACAAAAGTGACATGGGGGCTAGAAAGAAAGGAAGTGTTGTGTGAATGGACTTCCTGATCTGGTGCATTGCATTCAAATTCGACTGCGCAGTGGTACATGATCTAGAATGTTCATTCTAGTGGTTCTTCTGTGAATAGTCTGCTGTAAGGAAGAATAGTTGATTAGATCCTACCCGTCCAATTGGCAGACCTTGCCATGTTTATTGGTGAGCGTTGCTGGCATGTTTCATACCTTTCATTTACATGCGGCCGATTAGACGGGTAATATCTTCCAATTGTTGTGATTTTCTATTGCAACCGgtctttggtgggacccacatgatgaatggtctgatTGCGTGGACTACACTGAATTTTACTTGATAGCACATGACTAGGGGAGATGGGGCGATGATACGAATAGATAATCTCTTTGTTATTTTATCATTCTTATGTTTTTTCTAGTAGGATTTCATTGTGCAAGGAGGAGATCCAACAGGGACGGGAAGGGGCGGAGAATCGATTTACGGGTCAGTTATTTATGAATAGATTTCCATGGTTTCATTCCTTCTTGACGATTTTCACTTGAATTCATGGGAATTATTTGAAATTTCCCATCTTCTAGGACTAATTCTAATGGTTATTTATATATCCATAGTTTGTTCTATGAGGTATTCTATGATGCTCGATCAAAATTAATGACATTTTTTTTAGACCTATCTGTGGCATAGGTGGAGCACACCCTATGCCATGGGATGGGCCATGCCCTATTGAGGAATATATGATATGTGACCTGAGGCTTTGCACAAAACACATGTCTTTTCAACTCTCCGTAATCTAGTAGACCCCCAGTGTGTTGCATCCGATTATGGATGGCCCATGACCTGAAATCTCCCTCATAAGACAATTATTTCCTTATGATGTTTGGcctacaaatggatggttaagaagagaTACTAAGATGACCCACAATCAATTGTACAAGGTCCCAAGATTGGTGGCTGGGGTATTCCAATATGGGAAATTCTTTGCCTATGGGACATCCATGGGGAATGTAAAACGCCTCTGGTTTGGATTAATGAACTAGGGTCCCACCTGTTATAATTAGAAAAAACTTGCATATAATGTGCAAAGTTGCGGATCacatatcatataattcctctgccCTAATATCTCCCCCATTAGCTGATTAGACAAAGTCATTATCCTAGACTCGTAGTAATTCcatcattaaatggaccatgcccTAATATCTCCCATATTGGATGGTCCTAGTCACCCATGGAGCATGCATGAAGGAGTCAGTTGCTTCTTCAATTCTTTTCCTGGCACAGCTGGGCCATCCTGGACTTGAACTAGAGACCTCACCCGTGAAGTAAATCATCGCACCTACGATCCAACCAATTGGCAGAGAATCAATAGATTCTTTTTTGGGAGCGATTCATCCTTCTCGAACGCAACATACAACTCTCTGTTGTACTGTGCTCTCTAAGTGTGCTTGTTCCCCCCTTCTTCCTTACCATGGCAAGTCTTCGTGAAATAACTCCgatgagaagaaaaagaaggcatTAAGAGACCCTCCTGGCCTAACCCTAGACACTCTAAGATCCTTTTTCAAACCTGCTCCCATTTTGAGTTAAGATAGATAGACACATCCCATTGCACTAATTGGGGGGCGTTCATAGTGATTGAGGGGGCCAAAGATGAAGAAATGAGTTATTTATACCAAGCATTCTTATGGCTAGATCCAATCTCCTAGTCCTTACGGAAAGGAAAAAGAATTTTACCCTCTTCCTTTCAAGAAGGGAGAACTAGGGAATTCCTATGGATTCCTGCTTTCTCCAAACCTCCGAGAAAAGCATGAAAAAAAGGCTCTAATGGTAAAATGAACAATTGCAACCGCCATCACAGAAAACTACATCAAGGATTTTTCAACAACATGGTATATCAATATGAATTGATTTATTGGTTTTATATTGGCAATATATAGGTGGAATTTTTTTTAGAGGTTACACTACTAGTGATTGAACCttagatcactcacacacactacaccgTCTCCGCCAGCTCATTTAATGAGCAAGAGACTATATAGGTGGAATATAGATGGTGATTTTGCACAATTTTAACATACCATGACCAACTAAAGGCTATATGTTTGTGCCTATTGGCAATATGCTAgaacattaaatcatcatcatcatagccttgtcctagcTATTTGGGTCTGCTTTACGATAGCATTACCAAATTattcctaagggcctgtttggatttacgTATAGGATTGTTCTTCATTGTTCTTCTGTACGGACATGGTATTCGTGACACTGTAGTTTGTATCCGTGCATTTTGTCATTGACAAGCAGACTGTTTGGTTTAGAGTTAATTTGGATATGTATACAATGCGGATTTG
Protein-coding regions in this window:
- the LOC131234934 gene encoding peptidyl-prolyl cis-trans isomerase CYP18-2 isoform X2, which encodes MWGTAEGAPPEVTLETSMGPLTVEMYYKHAPKTCRNFVELSRRGYYDNVIFHRIIKDFIVQGGDPTGTGRGGESIYGSKFEDEIRPELKHTGAGILSMANAGPNTNGSQFFITLAPAQSLDVIAYLLEATLFRGKERVSRFLVVC
- the LOC131234934 gene encoding peptidyl-prolyl cis-trans isomerase CYP18-2 isoform X3, whose protein sequence is MWGTAEGAPPEVTLETSMGPLTVEMYYKHAPKTCRNFVELSRRGYYDNVIFHRIIKDFIVQGGDPTGTGRGGESIYGSKFEDEIRPELKHTGAGILSMANAGPNTNGSQFFITLAPAQSLDAYLLEATLFRGKERVSRFLVVC